Proteins found in one Petrotoga olearia DSM 13574 genomic segment:
- a CDS encoding M48 family metallopeptidase, whose protein sequence is MIDPVDFKAEVMILAKDIRVQPKEIHIREMSRKWGSCSSRGRLTFDKKLLNEPKSFRFEVIIHELLHLRYPKHGKMFNALLEEYLRKNIEKK, encoded by the coding sequence ATGATTGACCCAGTTGATTTTAAAGCTGAAGTTATGATTTTGGCTAAAGATATTAGAGTTCAACCAAAGGAAATTCATATTCGTGAAATGAGTAGAAAATGGGGTAGTTGCTCTTCAAGAGGTAGGTTAACCTTTGATAAAAAACTTTTAAATGAGCCAAAAAGTTTTAGATTTGAGGTAATTATTCATGAATTATTACACTTGAGATACCCTAAGCATGGAAAGATGTTCAATGCATTATTGGAAGAATACCTTAGAAAAAATATTGAAAAAAAATAA